One Tolypothrix bouteillei VB521301 DNA window includes the following coding sequences:
- a CDS encoding response regulator, translated as MEKSFAQLSLNTSYHNYVILVVEDSDEDFTAFTRALREASCVCSVYRTCDGDDALDYLYRQGEYANSTLSPRPALILIDLNLPGTDGREAIAQIKQDRLLKSIPVIALTTSSSPKDIEACYQYGVNCYMLKPIGVEALRKTIRNFLDYWFDTVVLPNTIQQ; from the coding sequence ATGGAAAAATCATTTGCTCAATTATCTCTCAATACCTCCTACCATAACTACGTCATTTTGGTGGTCGAAGATAGCGATGAGGACTTTACAGCATTCACCCGTGCGCTTCGAGAAGCTTCTTGTGTCTGCTCGGTATATCGCACTTGTGATGGTGATGATGCATTAGATTATCTGTACCGCCAAGGAGAGTATGCCAATTCCACTCTATCGCCCCGTCCTGCACTTATCTTGATAGATCTAAATTTACCGGGAACAGATGGACGAGAAGCGATCGCACAAATCAAACAGGATCGTTTGCTCAAAAGTATTCCCGTGATTGCACTGACTACGTCTTCTAGCCCCAAAGATATTGAAGCTTGCTATCAGTACGGTGTGAATTGCTATATGCTTAAACCAATTGGTGTGGAAGCTTTGAGAAAAACTATTCGGAATTTTTTGGACTACTGGTTTGATACCGTTGTTCTTCCCAATACCATACAGCAATAA
- a CDS encoding response regulator has product MSFNNTEKGVILIVDDTPNNLQMLFDFLEDSGFKVVVAEDGESALEMAEYAPPDLILLDVLMPGMDGFETCRRLKSNQSTQEIPIIFLTAITDKVDKVKGLKLGAVDYITKPLEHEEVLARVNIHMRLQNLTKRLTEQNQLLEVEILERKRIEAELRRQTDELTEWKNRYEALIQASGQILYDWNPHTHEVTYGGNIEQILGYTLDEISGDLNDWQDLVHPEDKNLFEREINHVVSTKKPLYLVFRVRRKDGTYITVEDKGYFVLDSAGNIARMVGFIVDITERKQAEEEREQAEQKIHEQAKLLDITTDAILVRNLDNQIQLLDNPIRFWNKGAERLYGWKATEAIGKNANELIYKHKTMNQLQDIQTSLAECGSWQGELYQLTKEGKEIIVASRWTLVRNEYGQPISILTVNTDMTEKKQLEAQFLRVQRLESIGTLASGIAHDLNNTFTPMLLSVQLLERKLLDEHSQQWLSIVKTNIKRGANLVKQVLSFARGIDGERTSLQIEPIVSEIEHIIKQTFPKSIEVRTNATAQNLWAIASNATQLHQVLMNLCINARDAMPNGGILEISAKNIWIDGRYARMNIEAKEGLYVVITVSDTGCGMEREILERIFEPFFTTKEVGKGTGLGLSTVMGIVKSHGGFINVFSEVGKGTEFQVYLPAMLTNQTDVCVTPHDEFSVAFGQLILLVDDEDAICEVTKTVLESYGYQVLIAKDGIEALTLYTQHQQEISVVLIDMMMPSMDGSTTIGVLKKINPQVKIIGVSGLVWFSQMAQIFGNSITTFLSKPYTSDELLKKLQFVLKTH; this is encoded by the coding sequence ATGAGTTTTAATAATACTGAAAAAGGTGTCATCTTGATTGTCGATGATACGCCTAATAATTTACAAATGTTGTTTGATTTTTTAGAAGATTCTGGTTTTAAAGTGGTGGTGGCGGAAGATGGCGAAAGTGCTCTTGAAATGGCAGAATATGCCCCTCCAGACCTGATTTTGTTAGATGTACTGATGCCGGGAATGGATGGTTTTGAAACTTGCCGTCGTTTGAAAAGCAATCAAAGCACTCAAGAGATTCCTATCATTTTCTTGACTGCAATCACCGATAAAGTAGATAAAGTTAAAGGATTGAAACTTGGGGCAGTAGATTACATCACCAAGCCTTTAGAGCATGAAGAAGTTTTAGCTCGTGTCAATATCCACATGCGCTTGCAAAACCTAACGAAAAGACTTACGGAGCAAAATCAACTTCTGGAAGTGGAGATTTTGGAGCGCAAGCGGATAGAGGCAGAACTCCGACGTCAAACAGATGAATTAACCGAGTGGAAAAACCGCTATGAAGCACTCATTCAGGCAAGCGGTCAGATACTCTACGACTGGAACCCTCATACTCATGAAGTCACTTATGGGGGCAACATAGAGCAGATATTAGGCTATACCTTAGATGAGATATCAGGAGATTTGAACGACTGGCAAGATCTCGTTCATCCCGAAGATAAAAACTTATTCGAGCGAGAAATTAATCACGTTGTATCTACAAAAAAGCCTTTATATCTGGTATTTCGCGTCCGTCGTAAAGATGGCACTTACATCACAGTTGAGGATAAAGGGTACTTTGTTTTAGACAGTGCGGGCAATATTGCTCGTATGGTTGGCTTTATTGTTGATATTACCGAGCGCAAACAAGCAGAAGAAGAGCGCGAGCAAGCAGAACAGAAAATCCACGAACAAGCAAAGCTGCTTGATATTACGACAGATGCGATTCTCGTGCGAAACTTAGATAACCAAATCCAATTGTTAGACAACCCAATTCGATTTTGGAACAAAGGAGCTGAACGTTTGTACGGATGGAAAGCAACAGAAGCGATCGGTAAAAACGCTAACGAGCTCATATACAAACACAAAACCATGAATCAACTTCAAGATATTCAAACAAGTTTGGCTGAGTGTGGTTCGTGGCAAGGTGAGTTATATCAACTGACCAAGGAAGGTAAGGAAATAATTGTTGCGAGCCGTTGGACTTTAGTCCGCAACGAATATGGGCAACCAATATCTATTCTGACAGTAAACACTGACATGACCGAGAAAAAACAACTTGAAGCACAGTTTCTCCGAGTTCAGCGTCTAGAGAGTATCGGTACTTTGGCAAGCGGTATTGCTCATGACCTCAACAATACTTTCACACCAATGCTACTGAGCGTTCAACTTTTAGAAAGAAAACTTTTGGATGAACACTCTCAGCAGTGGCTTTCGATTGTTAAAACAAATATCAAACGTGGGGCAAATTTAGTCAAACAAGTCCTGTCATTTGCACGCGGTATTGACGGTGAGCGTACATCCTTACAAATAGAGCCGATCGTTTCAGAAATTGAGCATATTATTAAACAGACATTTCCCAAAAGCATTGAAGTTCGCACCAATGCAACAGCACAAAACCTTTGGGCGATCGCAAGCAATGCAACTCAATTGCACCAAGTCTTAATGAATCTTTGCATTAATGCTCGTGATGCTATGCCTAATGGTGGTATTCTCGAAATTTCTGCCAAAAATATTTGGATTGATGGTCGTTATGCCCGAATGAATATTGAGGCTAAGGAGGGTTTATACGTTGTCATTACAGTATCCGATACAGGATGTGGAATGGAAAGGGAAATTCTTGAGCGAATTTTTGAACCATTTTTTACAACAAAAGAAGTAGGCAAAGGTACGGGTCTTGGTCTTTCAACTGTTATGGGTATTGTGAAAAGTCACGGCGGTTTTATTAACGTTTTTAGTGAGGTTGGAAAGGGAACCGAATTTCAAGTGTACTTGCCTGCAATGTTAACTAATCAAACAGATGTTTGTGTCACCCCTCATGATGAATTTTCGGTTGCGTTTGGACAGTTGATCCTCTTAGTTGATGATGAAGATGCCATTTGTGAGGTGACTAAAACTGTACTGGAAAGCTATGGATATCAGGTTTTAATTGCCAAGGATGGGATTGAAGCACTGACACTATATACGCAACATCAGCAAGAAATTAGTGTTGTGTTAATTGATATGATGATGCCATCTATGGATGGTTCAACTACGATTGGAGTGTTAAAAAAAATTAATCCACAGGTTAAAATTATCGGTGTCAGCGGGTTGGTTTGGTTTTCTCAGATGGCTCAAATCTTTGGTAACAGCATCACAACGTTTTTATCAAAGCCTTACACGTCAGATGAATTGTTGAAAAAGTTACAGTTTGTTCTCAAAACTCACTAG
- a CDS encoding PAS domain S-box protein — translation MDSQRTIFIIDDCEEDRIVYRRFLERDKRYTCKIVEFESAAEAIEICKSWIPDLILVDFMLPDATGVEFLEELKLSTDRNYLPVIMLTGQGDESIAVQAMKSGAQDYLVKGKLTDDTFYRASYTVMERVRLMQQVDLQQEQQRLIAAIALRIRLSLSLEIVLNTAVEEIRDFLKADRVIVYQFHPDKSGTIVAESVVTGWKSCLNVRVEDSCFQGVRGSYHRSHSGAVNDTRQAALSDCHVELLEHYQVRANLYVPIFSGTQLVEADRCLLRNEPPVWGLLIAHQCGNPRQWQQSEMDLLEQLSVQLAIAIQQAELYENLQSLNAKLEAKVLERTAELQQSERKFRAIFEQTFQLIGLLTPKGAILELNQASLEFFGAKREDLKGQPFWELSCNKTLPSVYKGLQRAIALASVGNFVRYEVTLPNAQGIERTIDFSIKPIFNEMGEVVLLLPEGRDITERKQAEEALCDLNEELEARVHQRTNDLAQANINLRSEIAERQRVEDELRRSEEKFRQLAENIGEVFFIYNHDLSETIYISPAYEEIWGRSCSSMYENSLSWLNLVHPEDKDTVMQSFDEHKYIEGFKQEYRIIRDDGETRWIRTQSFKVRDSAGAIQRIVGLAEDITERKRTETELQRRQQEFLALLENAPDIIARIEHNYRYLYINPAVEAASGLLRQAFIGKTTKELGFPEETVTQIEFGVKQVFETGQEHFIEFSLDGLNGLKHYQARMVPERNSHGDLSSVLLMSRDITLLKQTEMEMRETNALLQAIIQSAPVGIDFVDIHGKIVLWNPMSERLFGWEAQEVIGKSLPIVPDKEREKFGELASQTFAGQGLTQIETQRQRKDGSLIDIGLSTAVVRDIQGNIIGGIGICQDISERQAALRERKQAELELLRSRDLREAIFNESADAIFLVDEDTRRIIDCNRRAINLFEASSKEELINDNDRTLQHYPLTFEELEKLTEEVKTKGFWSREIEYKTLKNNSFWGNLAVKQISIAGTVRNLVRVTDISDRKQAVDQLEHSLEEKETLLKEIHHRVKNNLQIISSLLRMQSRRARDESTMMLFQESQNRVQSMALIHEHLYQSPEISQIDFGEYIRSLTDNLFRCYGISQKAIAVTIETGGIKLNLDTAIPCGLLINELVSNSLKYAFPKGRRGEIAICLVSATDNTITLTVSDSGIGIPESLDWSNTNSLGLRIVHNLTRQLKGTLTLERNNGTAFHITFSPILKT, via the coding sequence ATGGATAGCCAACGCACCATTTTTATCATTGACGATTGTGAAGAAGACCGCATAGTTTACCGTCGCTTCCTAGAGCGCGACAAACGCTATACGTGTAAAATTGTGGAATTTGAATCAGCAGCGGAAGCAATTGAGATTTGTAAGTCTTGGATTCCCGATCTGATATTAGTAGACTTTATGCTACCGGATGCAACTGGGGTGGAATTTCTTGAGGAATTAAAACTTTCCACTGATAGAAATTATTTGCCTGTCATTATGTTAACAGGGCAAGGTGATGAAAGCATTGCCGTGCAGGCGATGAAAAGTGGCGCACAGGATTATCTAGTTAAGGGAAAACTCACTGATGATACTTTCTACCGTGCTAGCTATACTGTCATGGAACGGGTGCGTCTCATGCAGCAAGTGGACTTACAGCAAGAACAGCAACGATTGATTGCTGCAATTGCTCTCCGCATTCGTTTATCCTTGAGTTTGGAAATAGTTCTCAATACCGCAGTAGAAGAAATTCGCGATTTTCTGAAAGCAGACCGAGTGATAGTTTACCAGTTTCATCCCGACAAGAGCGGCACTATCGTAGCAGAATCCGTTGTAACTGGTTGGAAAAGTTGCTTGAATGTCAGGGTTGAAGATAGTTGTTTTCAGGGTGTAAGAGGAAGTTATCACCGCAGTCATTCTGGTGCAGTTAACGATACACGCCAAGCTGCATTATCTGATTGTCATGTAGAACTTTTAGAACACTATCAAGTTCGAGCCAATCTCTATGTCCCAATTTTTTCAGGGACTCAACTTGTAGAAGCCGATCGATGTTTGCTCAGAAATGAACCTCCCGTTTGGGGTTTGCTCATCGCCCATCAGTGCGGAAATCCCCGTCAATGGCAACAATCGGAAATGGATTTGCTAGAGCAGCTCTCAGTACAGTTAGCGATCGCAATTCAACAGGCAGAACTTTACGAAAACTTGCAAAGCCTCAACGCAAAACTAGAAGCTAAAGTCCTAGAACGAACCGCAGAATTACAGCAAAGCGAGCGGAAATTCCGTGCAATTTTTGAACAAACTTTTCAATTGATTGGGTTGTTAACTCCAAAAGGAGCAATCTTAGAACTCAACCAAGCATCTTTGGAATTTTTTGGTGCTAAACGTGAGGATCTCAAAGGGCAACCTTTTTGGGAATTATCTTGCAATAAGACATTACCTAGCGTTTATAAAGGTTTGCAAAGAGCGATCGCTCTAGCATCTGTTGGCAATTTTGTGCGATATGAAGTGACATTACCCAATGCACAAGGTATTGAAAGGACTATAGATTTTTCCATCAAACCCATATTTAACGAGATGGGAGAAGTCGTTTTGTTACTTCCTGAAGGGCGAGATATTACAGAACGCAAGCAAGCAGAGGAAGCTTTGTGCGATCTCAATGAAGAATTAGAAGCAAGAGTTCATCAACGGACCAATGACTTAGCACAAGCCAATATAAACCTTAGAAGCGAAATAGCTGAACGCCAAAGGGTAGAAGATGAATTGCGGCGAAGTGAAGAGAAGTTTCGCCAACTAGCCGAGAATATTGGCGAAGTTTTCTTCATATATAACCACGATCTGAGCGAAACAATTTATATTAGCCCAGCATATGAAGAAATTTGGGGCAGATCTTGCTCAAGTATGTATGAAAACTCTTTGTCTTGGTTAAATCTTGTCCATCCTGAAGACAAAGACACAGTTATGCAATCGTTTGATGAGCATAAGTATATTGAAGGATTTAAGCAAGAATATCGTATTATTCGAGATGATGGAGAGACTCGTTGGATTCGCACTCAAAGCTTCAAGGTTCGAGATTCAGCAGGTGCAATTCAACGTATCGTCGGTCTTGCCGAAGACATTACCGAACGCAAACGAACGGAAACAGAGCTCCAACGTCGCCAACAGGAATTTTTGGCTTTGCTTGAAAATGCCCCTGATATTATAGCTCGAATTGAGCATAATTACCGTTATTTATATATCAATCCTGCTGTAGAAGCAGCATCAGGTTTGCTCAGGCAAGCATTTATTGGAAAAACGACTAAAGAACTTGGATTTCCCGAGGAGACAGTCACTCAGATAGAATTTGGAGTCAAGCAAGTTTTTGAAACCGGCCAAGAGCATTTTATTGAGTTTAGCCTTGATGGTTTAAATGGTTTGAAGCACTACCAAGCTCGAATGGTGCCTGAGCGAAATTCTCATGGAGATTTATCTTCTGTGTTGTTAATGAGTCGTGACATCACGTTGCTCAAACAAACTGAGATGGAAATGCGAGAAACCAATGCTTTATTGCAAGCAATTATTCAGTCAGCGCCAGTCGGGATTGATTTTGTTGATATTCATGGCAAAATTGTTCTTTGGAATCCCATGAGCGAGCGTTTGTTTGGTTGGGAGGCACAAGAAGTCATTGGCAAGTCTTTACCAATTGTACCCGATAAGGAACGGGAAAAATTTGGTGAATTGGCAAGCCAAACTTTTGCAGGTCAGGGATTAACCCAAATCGAAACTCAGCGTCAACGAAAAGATGGATCGTTAATTGATATCGGCCTTTCGACTGCTGTAGTTAGGGATATACAGGGAAATATTATTGGTGGTATAGGTATTTGCCAAGATATTAGCGAGCGACAAGCCGCCCTAAGAGAACGCAAACAAGCAGAGTTAGAACTTCTTCGCAGTCGCGATCTCCGAGAAGCCATCTTCAATGAATCGGCTGATGCTATTTTTCTTGTGGATGAGGATACGCGCCGAATCATTGATTGCAATCGTCGTGCTATTAATTTGTTTGAAGCATCTAGTAAAGAAGAACTGATTAACGATAATGACCGGACATTACAACACTATCCACTGACATTTGAAGAATTAGAAAAATTAACAGAAGAAGTTAAAACAAAAGGATTTTGGAGTCGAGAAATTGAATATAAAACTCTTAAAAACAACTCATTTTGGGGAAATTTAGCTGTTAAGCAAATCAGCATTGCGGGGACTGTGAGAAATTTAGTACGAGTGACAGATATTAGCGATCGCAAGCAAGCAGTAGATCAACTAGAACATTCGCTAGAAGAAAAAGAAACTTTGTTAAAAGAAATTCACCACCGAGTTAAAAATAATTTGCAAATTATTTCTAGCTTGCTGCGAATGCAATCGAGACGCGCTCGGGATGAATCCACCATGATGTTATTCCAAGAATCCCAAAATCGAGTGCAATCCATGGCACTCATTCACGAACATCTTTACCAATCACCAGAAATTTCACAAATTGATTTTGGGGAATACATTCGGAGTTTAACAGACAACCTATTCCGATGCTATGGTATCAGTCAAAAAGCGATCGCAGTCACAATAGAAACTGGTGGTATTAAGCTCAACCTTGATACTGCTATACCTTGCGGTCTACTCATTAACGAGCTGGTTTCCAACTCTCTCAAATATGCTTTTCCCAAAGGAAGACGTGGCGAAATTGCCATTTGTTTGGTATCTGCTACAGACAATACCATTACATTAACAGTTAGTGATAGTGGTATTGGTATTCCAGAGTCCTTAGATTGGAGTAACACCAATTCTTTAGGTTTAAGGATCGTGCATAACTTAACAAGGCAACTCAAGGGTACTCTCACTCTAGAGCGCAATAATGGCACTGCTTTCCATATCACTTTTTCTCCAATATTAAAAACTTAA
- a CDS encoding cyclase family protein translates to MKKTFVTIFAIVAVLVSLISVPIHQAKSQTPTLWNIYNNTLKTAKYVDLTHAFNPTIPVWSGFKKAQFKPTVAGTDIPNYIQTGQEYTYKTHGFIATAYEFPTDQYGTQLDPPAHWNEYGATISDLPPTYAVRPLVVIDIHKKVEVEPGYHATVGDILAWEKKHGTIPEGSVVMIRSDWYKKWSDVARFNQKPFPGITLDALKFLHLKRKILFHGHEPLDTDTTPTLEGEAWLLRNHYTQAEGVANLDRVPETGALVAIGFAKPEGGTGGFARYIAICPSNWSYGVSIAEAPGAPLPKQPYRLQRDVNGVLKPTRS, encoded by the coding sequence ATGAAAAAAACATTTGTAACTATTTTTGCTATCGTTGCTGTCCTTGTGTCTTTAATATCTGTTCCAATTCATCAAGCTAAATCTCAAACACCAACGCTTTGGAACATCTATAACAATACCTTAAAGACTGCGAAATATGTCGATCTCACTCATGCATTTAATCCAACTATCCCTGTATGGTCTGGCTTTAAGAAAGCTCAGTTTAAACCAACTGTAGCTGGAACAGACATACCAAACTACATTCAAACGGGACAAGAGTATACTTATAAAACGCATGGGTTTATTGCGACTGCATACGAATTTCCTACTGACCAATATGGAACGCAACTTGACCCCCCTGCTCACTGGAACGAGTACGGTGCAACTATCAGCGATCTCCCCCCTACCTATGCCGTTAGACCGTTGGTTGTCATTGATATCCATAAAAAAGTGGAAGTAGAACCGGGTTATCATGCAACTGTTGGGGATATTCTTGCTTGGGAAAAAAAACACGGCACCATCCCAGAAGGTTCAGTGGTGATGATTCGTTCCGACTGGTATAAAAAGTGGTCTGATGTTGCACGATTCAATCAAAAGCCCTTTCCTGGAATCACTTTGGATGCTCTCAAATTTTTGCACTTAAAGCGCAAAATTTTATTTCACGGTCACGAACCTTTAGATACGGACACAACACCAACTTTAGAAGGGGAAGCTTGGTTGCTACGCAATCACTATACTCAAGCCGAAGGAGTTGCCAATCTCGATCGCGTACCGGAAACTGGTGCTCTGGTTGCTATCGGTTTTGCCAAACCAGAGGGAGGTACGGGGGGATTTGCTCGTTATATTGCTATTTGTCCATCTAACTGGTCTTATGGTGTATCGATCGCTGAAGCTCCTGGCGCTCCTTTGCCAAAACAACCCTATCGGCTTCAGCGCGATGTTAATGGCGTTCTCAAACCGACTCGGTCATAA
- a CDS encoding ATP-binding protein: protein MNIKNFANTQEVDITNCDREAIHIPGSIQPHGILLVLQEPDLEILHISNNTEKLLGLPAEEYLGQYLSILVKQEQIAAIEGCLQENFENINPLKLSVFSHGKTCLFNGVIHRSPQNYLILELEPCSCEGSTGFSNFYSLTRNALTQMQQVSNLSELSAVIVKEIRRMTGFDRVMVYRFDENSCGEVIAEDKSEQIESYLGLRYPDLDIPSHARYLYTLNPLRLIADVNYQPVTIVSKIQNSLDLDLTYSVLRSVSTCHIQYLKNMGVGASMSISLVKDGKLWGLIACHHQTPRFVSYEIRTACEFLGKVMSLELASKEENENLEYKLQLKFAQTKFIDTVAQSQDFAEALFQDRASLLQLVNAEGAVVCTDGHLTLVGKTPSEAAIHELISWLDDKFQNYLFVTDSLSKFYPKAIDFKEVASGLLALSIARIRNHYVLWFRPERLQYVNWAGNPQPVNTIAPDGSITLCPRKSFELWQEQVNGTSLPWQSYDIDGAIELRSAIVGIVLRKADELAAINLELERSNHELDAFSYIASHDLKEPLRGIHNYSTFLLEDYAKILDEPGVSKLETLVRLTKRMEDLINALLHFSRLGRQELNVELIDFNELVQNVNEIFCMSLGNSNINIRIPKPLPVIKGDRILLEEVLINLIGNGFKYNESPEKWVEIGHLDSVNEQTFPVWTFYVKDNGIGIREKHLETIFRIFKRLHAPGKYGGGTGAGLTIVKKIIERHNGKIWVESAESQGSTFYFTLPK, encoded by the coding sequence ATGAATATAAAAAATTTTGCCAATACACAAGAAGTAGATATAACAAACTGCGATCGCGAAGCTATTCACATTCCTGGCTCCATTCAGCCTCACGGTATTCTGCTTGTTTTACAAGAACCAGATTTGGAAATTCTGCACATTAGTAATAATACGGAAAAATTGCTAGGATTGCCAGCAGAAGAGTATTTAGGACAGTATTTATCCATACTTGTAAAACAAGAACAAATAGCTGCAATTGAAGGATGTCTTCAAGAGAACTTTGAAAATATTAATCCTTTGAAACTTTCTGTTTTCAGTCATGGGAAGACCTGCTTGTTTAATGGAGTTATTCATCGCTCGCCACAAAACTATTTGATTCTAGAGTTAGAACCCTGTAGTTGTGAAGGGAGCACTGGGTTCTCTAATTTTTACTCTCTGACACGAAACGCACTGACTCAGATGCAACAAGTTTCAAACCTGAGCGAGCTGAGCGCTGTGATTGTTAAAGAAATCAGGAGAATGACAGGTTTTGACCGAGTTATGGTTTATCGGTTTGATGAGAACAGTTGTGGAGAAGTGATTGCTGAAGATAAATCGGAACAGATAGAATCATACCTCGGCTTGCGATACCCAGATCTTGATATACCTTCCCATGCAAGATATTTGTATACCCTTAATCCCCTGCGGCTCATTGCAGATGTCAACTACCAACCTGTAACTATTGTCTCCAAAATTCAAAATTCTCTCGACCTCGATTTAACCTATAGCGTGTTGAGAAGCGTTTCCACCTGCCATATCCAGTATTTGAAAAATATGGGGGTTGGGGCGAGCATGTCAATTTCACTTGTAAAAGATGGGAAATTATGGGGTTTAATCGCATGTCACCATCAAACGCCGCGATTTGTCTCCTATGAAATTAGAACAGCTTGCGAGTTTTTGGGAAAGGTCATGTCTTTAGAACTCGCTTCTAAAGAAGAAAATGAAAATTTAGAATACAAATTGCAGTTAAAGTTCGCCCAAACTAAGTTTATCGATACAGTGGCTCAATCACAAGATTTTGCTGAGGCTCTATTCCAAGACAGAGCTAGTTTGCTACAGCTTGTTAATGCTGAAGGGGCTGTAGTCTGTACAGATGGTCATTTGACGCTTGTTGGTAAAACTCCAAGTGAAGCAGCTATTCACGAGCTGATTTCTTGGTTGGATGACAAGTTTCAGAATTACCTTTTTGTGACTGATTCCTTATCCAAGTTTTATCCAAAGGCAATAGACTTTAAAGAGGTAGCTAGTGGATTGTTAGCTCTTTCTATAGCTAGGATTCGCAATCATTATGTTTTGTGGTTCCGCCCGGAAAGATTGCAATATGTGAATTGGGCAGGAAATCCCCAACCAGTGAATACAATAGCACCTGATGGCAGTATAACTCTGTGCCCGCGTAAGTCCTTTGAGTTGTGGCAGGAACAGGTCAACGGAACATCTTTACCTTGGCAATCTTATGACATTGATGGAGCAATTGAGTTGAGAAGTGCAATTGTAGGGATTGTACTTCGTAAAGCTGATGAATTGGCAGCAATTAACTTGGAGTTAGAACGCAGCAATCATGAGTTAGATGCTTTTTCCTACATTGCTTCTCACGATCTTAAAGAACCTTTGCGAGGTATTCACAATTACTCCACCTTTTTACTAGAAGACTATGCCAAGATTTTAGATGAACCTGGTGTCTCAAAATTAGAAACGTTGGTGCGGTTAACAAAGCGGATGGAGGATTTGATTAATGCTCTACTCCACTTTTCCCGTTTGGGACGACAAGAATTGAACGTGGAGTTAATTGACTTTAATGAATTGGTACAAAATGTCAATGAAATATTTTGCATGAGTTTGGGGAATAGTAATATTAATATCCGAATTCCCAAACCTTTGCCTGTCATTAAGGGCGATCGCATTTTACTGGAAGAAGTCTTAATCAATTTGATTGGGAATGGCTTTAAATATAATGAAAGCCCTGAAAAATGGGTAGAGATTGGGCATTTAGATTCGGTTAACGAACAAACCTTCCCCGTATGGACATTTTATGTAAAGGATAATGGCATTGGCATTCGTGAAAAACATCTAGAAACTATCTTTCGGATTTTCAAACGATTGCATGCTCCCGGTAAGTATGGCGGGGGAACAGGGGCAGGGTTAACTATTGTTAAGAAAATCATCGAACGACACAATGGAAAGATCTGGGTTGAGTCTGCTGAAAGTCAAGGCAGTACTTTCTACTTTACGTTGCCAAAGTGA
- a CDS encoding hybrid sensor histidine kinase/response regulator, with product MNSIKILIVEDEQLVADDLRETLEYLGYIVPTMVATGEEAIVMVESLQPDLVLMDIRLAGEIDGVEASEQIQSRFNVPVVYLTANADRATLERVKATQPFGYILKPFDERILSTTIEIAISRHQAEFEVQKALSTAQTDKHVAQSQSQQKSQYLYMAAHEFRNPLTTIRLGAEILKHYGDKMTQESKENQLNRIQSATEDLMYLLEDILTLGQAETGKIHYEPVPMDLISFCREQVEALQMTVGNEYTIKFLVTGNQRTAYLDEKLLWHLLNNLLSNAIKYSPQGGEVSLILYWEDDNICFEVRDEGIGIPPEAHANLFEPFQRALNVGKIPGTGLGLAIVKQCVDMHEGSINFKSIVGQGTTFVVKLPVKDKDRE from the coding sequence ATGAATTCTATCAAAATCCTAATTGTTGAAGATGAACAACTTGTTGCTGACGATCTTAGAGAAACACTAGAGTATTTGGGATATATTGTACCGACTATGGTTGCAACAGGAGAAGAAGCTATTGTAATGGTCGAATCACTGCAACCCGATTTAGTATTAATGGATATTCGACTGGCTGGAGAAATCGATGGAGTAGAAGCTTCCGAACAAATCCAATCCCGTTTTAACGTACCTGTTGTCTATCTAACTGCCAATGCAGATCGAGCTACTTTAGAAAGAGTGAAAGCCACCCAACCCTTTGGCTATATTTTAAAACCCTTTGATGAAAGAATATTATCTACGACTATCGAGATTGCTATATCCCGTCATCAAGCAGAATTTGAGGTACAAAAGGCATTGTCTACTGCTCAAACAGATAAGCACGTTGCTCAGTCTCAATCCCAACAGAAATCTCAGTACCTTTATATGGCAGCCCATGAGTTTCGCAATCCCCTAACAACAATTAGGCTTGGTGCAGAAATACTCAAACACTATGGCGACAAAATGACGCAAGAAAGCAAAGAAAACCAACTCAATCGCATTCAATCTGCTACAGAAGACTTAATGTATTTGTTAGAAGATATATTAACATTAGGGCAAGCTGAAACAGGAAAAATTCACTACGAACCCGTTCCTATGGATTTGATTTCCTTTTGCAGGGAACAAGTAGAAGCTTTGCAAATGACAGTAGGAAACGAGTATACCATAAAGTTTTTAGTCACAGGTAACCAAAGAACTGCTTATCTTGATGAAAAACTCCTCTGGCACTTACTGAATAATCTGCTTTCCAACGCTATTAAATACTCCCCACAAGGTGGTGAAGTATCGCTCATTTTGTACTGGGAAGACGATAATATTTGTTTTGAGGTACGGGACGAAGGAATTGGAATTCCACCAGAAGCGCATGCAAACCTATTTGAACCATTCCAACGAGCTCTTAATGTAGGTAAAATTCCCGGTACGGGATTGGGATTGGCAATTGTGAAGCAGTGTGTGGATATGCACGAAGGTTCAATTAATTTTAAAAGTATTGTCGGTCAGGGTACGACTTTTGTCGTTAAGCTACCCGTTAAGGACAAAGATCGCGAATAA